From a single Silene latifolia isolate original U9 population chromosome 6, ASM4854445v1, whole genome shotgun sequence genomic region:
- the LOC141586862 gene encoding alkane hydroxylase MAH1-like has product MEFFIEISFIFLFSLVFLYYYFHEKNGIPTNWPIVGMLPALFLNIHKINDYFTEIIEKTNLNFVFEGPWLANMHILGTVDPANVHYIMSKNFGNYPKGSKFNEIFDVLGDGIFNSDSPMWEYHRKMAHSFLSHSNFHENLVKNVQEKIESGLKPILNHVSNQGIEIDLQDLFGRFTFDIICTILMDFDPRSLSIELPSVPPAKALDDLEEIILYRHAIPPFIWKSLRWLNIGQERKHKQAWIILDDFIYSCISNQNSKNDEMDIDVLKLYMEENEKNYGAPEKKRDDDTKFLRDTILNFLIAGRDTTSTALSWFFYLLSKNPHVEIKLGEELEKIMNQTQDFSNNSRELCNKLVYLHASLCETLRLYPPVVFEAKSPVETDILPSGHTVNPNMQIIFNLYAMGRMKSIWGEDCWEFKPERWISENGKIRHEPSYKFLAFNAGPRTCVGKDMAFTQMKIVAATVLRNYRIEAVEGYEVIPDISIILRMKYGFKVKVNRIQGMAKHG; this is encoded by the coding sequence ATGGAGTTCTTTATTGAAATTAGCTTCATATTTCTATTTTCACTTGTTTTCTTATACTATTACTTCCATGAAAAAAATGGTATTCCGACTAATTGGCCAATAGTCGGAATGCTTCCAGCACTCTTCTTAAACATTCACAAAATCAATGATTATTTCACCGAAATTATTGAAAAAACCAATTTGAATTTTGTGTTTGAAGGACCGTGGTTAGCTAATATGCACATATTAGGCACAGTCGATCCGGCTAACGTACACTATATTATGAGCAAGAACTTTGGAAATTATCCCAAGGGTTCCAAGTTCAATGAGATATTTGATGTGTTAGGTGATGGAATTTTCAATTCAGATTCTCCAATGTGGGAATATCATAGAAAGATGGCTCATTCTTTTCTTAGTCACTCCAATTTTCATGAAAATCTAGTCAAGAATGTTCAAGAGAAAATTGAGAGTGGACTTAAACCCATCCTTAATCATGTCTCTAACCAAGGTATTGAGATTGATTTGCAAGATTTATTTGGAAGGTTCACATTTGACATCATTTGTACCATCCTAATGGATTTTGACCCGAGATCATTATCGATTGAGTTGCCTAGTGTCCCGCCTGCCAAGGCTTTGGATGATCTCGAAGAAATAATCTTGTATCGCCATGCCATACCGCCATTTATATGGAAATCCCTAAGATGGCTGAATATAGGTCAAGAAAGGAAGCATAAACAAGCTTGGATTATCCTTGATGATTTCATATATAGTTGCATAAGCAATCAGAATTCGAAAAACGATGAGATGGATATTGATGTTTTGAAATTATACATGGaagaaaatgagaaaaattatGGAGCTCCCGAAAAAAAGAGAGATGATGATACTAAATTCTTAAGGGATACAATTCTTAACTTTCTCATAGCAGGACGAGATACCACTAGTACAGCATTATCTTGGTTCTTTTACCTCCTCTCTAAGAACCCCCATGTGGAAATAAAACTTGGAGAAGAACTCGAAAAAATAATGAATCAAACTCAAGATTTCTCAAACAATTCGAGAGAGTTATGCAACAAATTGGTTTATCTCCATGCATCATTATGCGAAACCTTGAGATTGTACCCTCCTGTGGTATTTGAGGCCAAGAGTCCGGTTGAGACGGATATACTGCCAAGTGGACACACAGTGAATCCAAATATGCAAATTATTTTCAATTTGTATGCCATGGGTCGGATGAAGTCAATATGGGGAGAGGATTGTTGGGAGTTCAAGCCTGAAAGATGGATCTCAGAGAACGGGAAGATTAGGCACGAGCCATCTTACAAGTTCTTAGCATTCAATGCCGGTCCTAGGACTTGTGTAGGGAAAGATATGGCCTTTACACAAATGAAGATTGTGGCAGCAACTGTATTAAGGAATTACCGTATTGAAGCTGTGGAGGGATATGAAGTTATTCCTGATATCTCCATAATTCTTCGTATGAAGTACGGGTTTAAGGTCAAGGTAAATCGTATTCAGGGAATGGCGAAACATGGGTAA